One Pseudobutyrivibrio xylanivorans genomic window, AACCTTTTCTTCATCTTCAGCAGTAACAGTAGCTGTAGATTCCGCTGTTTGAGAACCGCAGGCAGTCATTAACCATGTGTTTGCAAGACAGGTTGCAGTCAATAAAAGTACCAATAATTTTCTTTTCATTTTCTAACCTCCCAATTTTATTTAACCGTTTAAACAAACAAATAAAATTAAAAGCAAACCTGATTGACAGGATTTGCTTAACCGTTTAAACTATATTTATATATTAAGACTGACTGTTGTGATATGTCAATAGGATTTTTTATTGGAGGCTGCAAAAATGGCAGGAAAGAAAGTTACAATCAAAGATGTTGCCCGTGAGGCTGGTGTGTCTGTTGCCACAGTTTCATATGTTGTAAACGGCCGCACGGATTTACGAATATCTGATGAGACCAGAAAGAGGGTCCTTCACGTAATCAATCTTCTAAATTATTCTCCTAACCAGACGGCGAAGGCTTTGGCATCAAATAAAAAAAGCCTCATAGCACTGACAACCAGCGAGAATACTTCTGTTCTGAAGCTAGCAGAAGAACGGCACACCCTCAACATTCTTTCCGCCTTTCTTCATGAGCATGGCTACGAGCTTCTGACTATAGCACCAGGTTCAATGGATAATTACAGTCAGGCTGCTGCAATACTTTGCATAGATATGGAAAAGAAGGATTTCCAAACTCTTGGAAATAATAATTTTATCCCGCTTCTTTCCGTGGATGGTTTTATTAATGACCCACTCTTTTTCCAGATTAATAATGATTTGGCTAGGGTTCAGGCTAGTGCATCAGAAGGCTTGGGAACAGATTACACCTTTGTCGGTCTGATGCCTAACAACAAAGAACGACAAGCACAAATAAAAAAGGCCTTCAAGAAGGTTTGCTTTATCACCTCATTTGAAGACCTTAAAGACCTTTCTGATAATATTGTTACCACCGATTATGTGATAAATGAAATGCTTTCATCAAGTCACAACTGCCGTTACATTGATAATCTTCCTTTCGAAAAAATGGAGCTTATTCTAAAAAGCGTTGAACAGGCTATTGAGCGTACACCTATCGAAAGTCATGATTTATATATTTAGATTGGTGGAACTATGAAAGCCGCCCCATTTATTGCAATAATGAAAGGACATACTGCTGGTTAGAGTTTGCTTTCGATAGGACTGCTTCGCCAGCCTGAGCCAGTATTCTGTCCTTAGAAATCTTCACCATCTCCCCAGCCATATCTGTGTCGCGGATTCTGGATTCAGCAGCTGTAGTATTTTCGACGGTATTGTCTGTATTTTTTACCGCATGCTCCAGACGATTCTGAATGGCACCAAAATAACTACGCATGGCATTTACACGCATGATAGCCTCGCCAACCAAATCGATACCTGCGGTTGCCAAATTCTCTGTTTCTACACTGAGCTTGTCAATACCAAGTGATTTCGTGGTAGCGTTGACACCAAGCACTGTGAGGCCTTCGTTGGTTTCACCGGAGGTTTGGAGGTAGAGGTGGTCGATTTCACTGCCATCTATATGGTTAAAATTGATAACCTTCTGTGTAACATAATCCATAGTTAAAAATTTGATACCATACTTTTCTTCTATTTGCTCTTTTTCTTCAGTAGTTAATTCATGACCTTTATAGGTACTTCCATCAATTCCAGGATTCTCTACAAAACCTCTATCGGTATAGTAATAATAGTTTCCAAATCCGAGAGTATGGTATAAATTGCCATCCGCATCTATTTTTAAGGAATCCCTAGACGTATTTCTTACATCCCAAAAGATTCCATCACGCTGTTCATCTGTTACTGTTGCATACATACCTTCCCATTCTGACATTTTCTGGTAAGCATTCGATCTAAGCTTAGTGCTACCTCCACCTAATCTTCCATCAACCGACGCCTCCATTGTCATCACATATCCTGGCAGAGTAACTGATTGTTCTTTCATATTATATTTACTAGCACAAATCAGGTCGACAAATTCTACGTTATCGCCTGTGTTATACATAGTTCCTTCATAATACATCGGATCCACTAAATCATGCTCAATCGTAAACGACATCATCGTGTACCCAGATGGAAGTGAGAGGTTTTCAACTTCCTTCGTACCAATCTCTTTCAAACTAGTATTTGCATTCAGTGGGTATATCTCATCATTAAAACTAGTAGTCACTGCAATTCTATTAATCTCCTGCTTCAACTGTGTTATCTCATTTTGAATGTCTTTTCTATCACTCTCAGAATTAGTGCCGTTGGCTGCCTGAACGCATAGTTCATTCATTCTTTGAAGCATAGCATGAGTTTCATTTAAGGCGCCGTCAGCCACCTGAACCAAAGAAATTCCATCTTCGATATTAGTAGATGCTCTATCAAGACCTCGACACTGCTTTCGCATTTTCTCAGAAATGGCAAGACCTGCAGCATCGTCAGCAGAGCGGTTAATTCTAAAACCGCTTGAAAGCTTTTCAGATTCTTTTCCAATATTGTCCTGTGTAATATTATACATTCGGCTAGCATTGCTGGCCTGCATATTATGCTGAACTACCATATATTGACCTCTTTTCAAAGAATCGAACCATCCATAGTTCCAGTAGTCAGCATCCCTGCTAAATATTTTATCGGCAAATCCTCTATGATTTTTACTACAAATTAGATTTCTATTTTTCAAATTTACGCCAGCGTTATAATTATCAGCTAGAAGTCATTACCCGTTTTCGGGTATTTTTCTATTGACTAATAACCACCCATCTTTGTATAATTAACTCACGGAGGCATTCTTATGGAAGATAATAGAAATATTAAAGAGAGAAAAAAACAACTTAAGCTTACAACCGCTCAGGTTGCTCAAATGGCTGGACTTCCAGTTTCTACAGTCAGCAAAATCATGACTGGTGAGACTAAGAATCCTTCATTTTTAACCATAGAAAAGATTGATAAGGCACTTGCTCATGAGGAAATGCTTCGAAGAGTTTACGCCTATTTCAAGTTATTAAAGGAATATATTGACTCACATCCAAATGACTCTGTAAATCAGATTGAATTTGAGAAG contains:
- a CDS encoding flagellin, which codes for MVVQHNMQASNASRMYNITQDNIGKESEKLSSGFRINRSADDAAGLAISEKMRKQCRGLDRASTNIEDGISLVQVADGALNETHAMLQRMNELCVQAANGTNSESDRKDIQNEITQLKQEINRIAVTTSFNDEIYPLNANTSLKEIGTKEVENLSLPSGYTMMSFTIEHDLVDPMYYEGTMYNTGDNVEFVDLICASKYNMKEQSVTLPGYVMTMEASVDGRLGGGSTKLRSNAYQKMSEWEGMYATVTDEQRDGIFWDVRNTSRDSLKIDADGNLYHTLGFGNYYYYTDRGFVENPGIDGSTYKGHELTTEEKEQIEEKYGIKFLTMDYVTQKVINFNHIDGSEIDHLYLQTSGETNEGLTVLGVNATTKSLGIDKLSVETENLATAGIDLVGEAIMRVNAMRSYFGAIQNRLEHAVKNTDNTVENTTAAESRIRDTDMAGEMVKISKDRILAQAGEAVLSKANSNQQYVLSLLQ
- a CDS encoding LacI family DNA-binding transcriptional regulator codes for the protein MAGKKVTIKDVAREAGVSVATVSYVVNGRTDLRISDETRKRVLHVINLLNYSPNQTAKALASNKKSLIALTTSENTSVLKLAEERHTLNILSAFLHEHGYELLTIAPGSMDNYSQAAAILCIDMEKKDFQTLGNNNFIPLLSVDGFINDPLFFQINNDLARVQASASEGLGTDYTFVGLMPNNKERQAQIKKAFKKVCFITSFEDLKDLSDNIVTTDYVINEMLSSSHNCRYIDNLPFEKMELILKSVEQAIERTPIESHDLYI